The Macrobrachium rosenbergii isolate ZJJX-2024 chromosome 56, ASM4041242v1, whole genome shotgun sequence genome includes a region encoding these proteins:
- the LOC136836140 gene encoding myomodulin neuropeptides 1-like gives MKEESILREGMKEEGILREGMKEEGILREGMKEESILREGMKQEGILKKGTKEERILRKGTKGESILREGTKEENIIREGPKEESIISEGTREESVLRVGTKDEARKNIQYRG, from the coding sequence ATGAAAGAAGAAAGTATCCTTAGAGAAGGCATGAAAGAAGAAGGTATCCTTAGAGAAGGCATGAAAGAAGAAGGTATCCTTAGAGAAGGGATGAAAGAAGAAAGTATCCTTAGAGAAGGCATGAAACAAGAAGGTATCCTTAAAAAAGGCACAAAAGAAGAACGTATCCTTAGAAAAGGCACGAAAGGAGAAAGTATCCTTAGAGAAGGcacgaaagaggaaaatataatcaGAGAAGGCCCAAAAGAAGAAAGCATCATAAGCGAAGGCACGAGAGAAGAAAGTGTCCTTAGAGTAGGCACGAAAGACGAGGccagaaaaaacatacagtatcgaggatga
- the LOC136836141 gene encoding ribosome-binding protein 1-like, with product MENILREGTKEENISRGGTKEESILREGMKEDGIPRKGMKEESIVGKGTKEESILREGGKEESILREGTQEEKSILRKGTKEDIFLREGAKEESIVRKGTKEESILREGPNDIKMARKTEGTKKESIPREGTKEESILREGKKEENILREGTKEESTSGEGTKEESILREGTKEESILREGPKDIKRARKTEGILREGTKDGKYP from the exons atggaaaatatcctTAGAGAAGGCACGAAAGAAGAAAACATCAGTAGAGGAGGCACAAAAGAAGAAAGTATCCTTAGAGAAGGCATGAAAGAAGATGGTATCCCTAGAAAAGGCATGAAAGAAGAAAGTATCGTTGGAAAAGGTACAAAAGAAGAAAGTATCCTTAGAGAAGGCGGGAAAGAAGAAAGTATCCTTAGAGAAGGCACGCAGGAAGAAAAAAGTATCCTTAGAAAAGGCACGAAAGAAGACATTTTCCTTAGAGAAGGGGCAAAAGAAGAAAGTATCGTTAGAAAAGGCACGAAAGAAGAAAGTATCCTAAGAGAAGGCccaaatgacataaaaatggCACGAAAGACGGAGG GTACTAAAAAGGAAAGCATCCCTAGAGAAGGCACGAAAGAAGAAAGTATCCTTAGAGAaggcaagaaggaagaaaatatccTTAGAGAAGGCACGAAAGAAGAAAGTACCTCCGGAGAGGGCACGAAGGAAGAAAGTATCCTTAGAGAAGGCACAAAAGAAGAAAGTATCCTAAGAGAAGGCCCAAAAGATATAAAGAGGGCGCGAAAGACGGAGGGTATCCTAAGAGAAGGcacaaaagatggaaaatatcctTAA